A portion of the Ralstonia nicotianae genome contains these proteins:
- a CDS encoding heavy metal sensor histidine kinase: MRRRLSLTARLTALFSLCSAAVLLGLGVVIALAMEQHFAVEDFTALGEHVSVIGKIVESGPAPQAEARIRDALQHRTGFVARILGPDRRALYASDGFDFRAADEALARARPGSDRLVWAQGGQQYRAMHTTVALRDGTAGRLDMLVAMNTDIHAHFLHTFRGTLAFYIALAALASGVFGWWAARRGLAPLRTLASRARTVTADKLDERMPVDTVPAEVADLAVTLNAMLERLQHDFRRLSDFSTDIAHEIRTPITNLLTQTEVVLSQPREGAKYRDVLTSNAEELQRLARMVSDMLYLAKMEHSLTLPSAEDIHLADELRALFEFYDALAEDKAVRLELRGDGRVSGDRLMLRRALSNLLSNAIRHAPPRGAVLVSIADTGHGVTVSVDNDGDEIPPQVLSRIFERFYRADKSRARPESDSTGLGLAITKAIVVAHGGSIAVSRVGGRTRFALHFARRPEAGAAPH; the protein is encoded by the coding sequence ATGAGGCGGCGGCTCTCGCTCACCGCGCGGCTGACCGCCCTCTTCTCGCTGTGCTCGGCGGCGGTGCTGCTGGGGCTCGGCGTGGTCATCGCGCTGGCGATGGAGCAGCACTTCGCGGTGGAGGATTTCACCGCGCTGGGCGAGCACGTCAGCGTGATCGGGAAGATCGTCGAGTCCGGCCCAGCGCCGCAGGCCGAGGCGCGCATCCGCGATGCCCTGCAGCACCGCACCGGCTTCGTCGCGCGGATCCTGGGCCCGGACCGGCGCGCGCTGTACGCGAGCGACGGCTTCGACTTCCGGGCCGCGGACGAGGCCCTGGCCCGCGCGCGGCCCGGCAGCGACCGGCTGGTCTGGGCGCAGGGCGGCCAGCAGTACCGCGCCATGCACACCACCGTCGCGCTGCGCGACGGCACGGCCGGCCGCCTCGACATGTTGGTGGCGATGAACACCGACATCCACGCCCACTTCCTGCATACGTTCCGCGGCACCCTGGCCTTCTATATCGCCCTGGCGGCGCTGGCCAGCGGGGTCTTCGGCTGGTGGGCGGCGCGGCGCGGCCTGGCGCCGCTGCGCACGCTGGCCTCGCGGGCCCGCACGGTGACCGCCGACAAGCTCGACGAGCGCATGCCGGTGGACACGGTGCCGGCCGAGGTCGCCGACCTCGCCGTCACGCTGAACGCCATGCTCGAGCGCCTGCAGCACGACTTCCGCCGGCTGTCCGATTTCTCGACCGACATCGCGCACGAGATCCGCACGCCCATCACCAACCTGCTGACGCAGACCGAGGTCGTGCTGTCGCAGCCGCGCGAGGGCGCCAAGTACCGCGACGTCCTGACCTCCAACGCCGAGGAGCTGCAGCGCCTGGCACGCATGGTCTCGGACATGCTCTACCTGGCCAAGATGGAGCACAGCCTGACGCTGCCCAGCGCCGAAGACATCCACCTCGCCGACGAGCTGCGCGCCCTCTTCGAGTTCTACGACGCGCTGGCCGAGGACAAGGCGGTGCGGCTGGAACTGCGCGGCGACGGCCGGGTGAGCGGCGACCGGCTGATGCTGCGGCGGGCGCTGAGCAACCTGCTGTCCAACGCGATCCGCCATGCGCCGCCGCGCGGCGCCGTGCTGGTCTCGATCGCCGACACCGGCCACGGCGTGACGGTCTCGGTGGACAACGACGGCGACGAGATTCCGCCGCAGGTCCTGTCGCGGATCTTCGAGCGCTTCTACCGGGCAGACAAATCGCGCGCGCGGCCCGAATCGGACAGCACCGGCCTGGGGCTGGCCATCACCAAGGCGATTGTCGTGGCGCATGGGGGCAGCATCGCCGTCTCGCGGGTGGGCGGGCGCACACGGTTCGCGCTCCATTTCGCGCGGCGGCCGGAGGCGGGCGCCGCCCCGCACTGA
- the copD gene encoding copper homeostasis membrane protein CopD, whose translation MADDGLNVALRFALYLDLMLVFGVALFGLGALRPEERASAIARRYVRVVAVSVAVGIVLSLWSAVVMAKAMTGAAEYAELTGHVFGMILGATAFGLAWAVRMAALVACLPAALALRRCPTARFAVLAALGATALATLTWAGHGAMDQGARGMLHAATDIAHLLAAGAWVGALAAFVLLASAGQMRAPGAAARLSRVSSGFAGLGTLIVATLAVTGAANYLLIVGPTVEGVFTTAYGGLLLAKLAVFALMLALAAANRFRLSPRLEAAVRSGDPAGAVSALRASLIAEACLGGLILGLVAWLGVLSPPGA comes from the coding sequence ATGGCGGACGATGGGCTGAATGTCGCGCTGCGCTTTGCGCTGTACCTTGACCTGATGCTTGTCTTCGGCGTGGCGCTGTTCGGCCTCGGGGCGCTGCGTCCGGAGGAGCGGGCGTCGGCGATCGCGCGGCGGTATGTGCGGGTCGTCGCGGTGTCGGTCGCCGTGGGGATCGTGCTGTCGCTGTGGAGCGCCGTGGTGATGGCCAAGGCCATGACGGGCGCGGCCGAGTATGCGGAACTGACCGGCCATGTGTTCGGCATGATCCTGGGCGCCACGGCGTTCGGGCTGGCGTGGGCGGTGCGCATGGCGGCCCTGGTGGCCTGCCTGCCCGCTGCCCTGGCGCTGCGTCGCTGTCCGACCGCGCGCTTCGCCGTGCTGGCGGCACTTGGCGCAACGGCCCTGGCCACCCTGACGTGGGCCGGCCATGGCGCGATGGACCAAGGCGCGCGGGGCATGCTGCATGCGGCGACGGACATCGCGCACCTGCTGGCGGCCGGTGCCTGGGTCGGCGCGCTGGCGGCCTTTGTCTTGCTGGCGTCTGCCGGGCAGATGCGCGCGCCGGGCGCGGCGGCCAGGCTCAGCCGTGTCTCCAGCGGCTTCGCCGGCCTCGGCACGCTGATCGTGGCCACGCTGGCGGTGACCGGCGCCGCGAACTATCTCTTGATCGTCGGCCCGACGGTGGAGGGGGTGTTCACGACGGCGTACGGTGGCTTGCTGCTGGCCAAGCTGGCGGTCTTTGCGCTGATGCTCGCGCTGGCTGCGGCCAACCGGTTCCGGCTGAGCCCGCGGCTAGAGGCGGCGGTGCGTTCGGGGGACCCGGCAGGGGCGGTGAGCGCCCTGCGCGCAAGCCTGATCGCCGAGGCCTGCCTGGGTGGGCTCATTCTCGGGCTGGTGGCGTGGCTCGGCGTGCTTTCCCCGCCCGGGGCGTGA
- a CDS encoding acyl-CoA dehydrogenase, which produces MDDFYTDEQRMILDAARDFATERLAPHAAQWDRDSRLPDDVVAQMGELGLLGMMVPPEWGGSYTDYVAYALALEEIAAGCAACATMMSVHNSVGCGPILKFGTDAQKARYLPDLATGRAIGAFCLTEPHAGSEANNLRTRAVPRDGHWVLNGSKQFVTNGARAQLAIVFAVTDPDAGKRGISAFIVPTQTPGFHVGRPEHKLGIRASDTCPITLDDCAVPQANLLGEPGEGLKIALSNLEGGRIGIAAQAVGIARAAFDAARRYANERVQFGKALREHQTIANMLADMATRLNAARLLVHHAARLRSADKPCLSEASQAKLYASELAEEICSKAIQIHGGYGYLADYAVERHYRDARITQIYEGTSEVQRMVIARHV; this is translated from the coding sequence ATGGACGATTTCTACACCGACGAACAGCGGATGATCCTCGACGCCGCCCGCGACTTCGCCACCGAGCGCCTCGCGCCCCACGCGGCGCAGTGGGACCGCGACAGCCGCCTGCCCGACGACGTGGTCGCGCAGATGGGCGAGCTGGGGCTGCTCGGCATGATGGTGCCGCCCGAATGGGGCGGCTCGTACACCGACTACGTCGCCTACGCGCTCGCGCTGGAAGAGATCGCCGCCGGCTGCGCCGCCTGCGCGACGATGATGAGCGTGCACAACTCGGTGGGCTGCGGGCCGATCCTGAAATTCGGCACCGACGCGCAGAAGGCGCGCTACCTGCCCGACCTGGCTACAGGCCGCGCGATCGGCGCGTTCTGCCTGACCGAGCCGCACGCCGGGTCCGAGGCCAACAACCTGCGCACCCGCGCCGTGCCGCGCGACGGCCACTGGGTGCTCAACGGCAGCAAGCAGTTCGTGACCAACGGCGCGCGCGCGCAGCTCGCCATCGTGTTCGCCGTGACCGATCCGGACGCCGGCAAGCGCGGCATCTCCGCCTTCATCGTCCCGACGCAGACGCCGGGTTTCCACGTCGGGCGACCGGAGCACAAGCTCGGCATCCGCGCCTCGGACACCTGCCCCATCACGCTCGACGACTGCGCCGTGCCGCAAGCGAACCTGCTGGGCGAACCGGGCGAGGGCCTGAAGATCGCGCTGTCCAACCTGGAAGGCGGGCGCATCGGCATCGCCGCGCAGGCGGTCGGCATTGCGCGTGCCGCGTTCGATGCGGCGCGCCGCTACGCCAACGAGCGCGTCCAGTTCGGCAAGGCGCTGCGCGAGCACCAGACCATCGCCAACATGCTGGCCGACATGGCCACGCGCCTGAACGCCGCGCGGCTGCTGGTGCACCACGCGGCGCGGCTGCGCAGCGCGGACAAGCCCTGCCTGTCCGAGGCGTCGCAGGCCAAGCTCTACGCGTCCGAACTGGCCGAGGAGATCTGCTCGAAGGCGATCCAGATCCACGGCGGCTACGGCTATCTGGCCGACTACGCCGTCGAGCGCCATTACCGCGACGCGCGCATCACGCAGATCTACGAAGGCACCAGCGAAGTCCAGCGGATGGTGATCGCGCGGCACGTCTAG
- a CDS encoding AraC family transcriptional regulator: protein MKHHEKGTISMSLVAETLALARSRGLDVQPLVAAAGIAPQMLASPRGRVSSAQYGALWSTIARSLDDEFFGQDSHPMRSGSFVAMTQAALTARTGRQALQRATGFMRLVLDDLAVRVDADAQRVRLTFAHRPGTPEPAMFAYATWFIMVYGLVCWLVGRRIPLIAARFRCPAPPAGQEYRLMFCDDLAFGQPVSCVDLSPAFLDLPVIQTAASIKAFLRDAPGSFVVKYRNPDAFAARVRKTLRTLPAAAWPASGAMALRLNVAEATMRRRLKLEGHTYQSIKDDLRRDIAINALQDARRTIADIAAMVGFAEPSAFHRAFRKWTGMRPTDYRSAGKA from the coding sequence ATGAAGCACCACGAAAAGGGCACCATTTCCATGAGCCTCGTCGCCGAGACCCTGGCGCTGGCCCGCTCGCGCGGGCTCGACGTGCAGCCGCTGGTTGCCGCGGCCGGGATCGCGCCGCAGATGCTGGCCTCGCCGCGCGGCCGTGTTTCGTCGGCGCAGTACGGCGCGCTGTGGAGCACCATCGCGCGCTCGCTCGACGACGAGTTCTTCGGCCAGGACTCGCACCCCATGCGCAGCGGCAGCTTCGTCGCCATGACACAGGCCGCGCTGACCGCGCGCACCGGCCGGCAGGCGCTGCAGCGCGCCACGGGGTTCATGCGGCTGGTGCTCGATGACCTCGCCGTGCGGGTCGATGCCGATGCGCAGCGCGTGCGCCTGACCTTCGCGCATCGGCCGGGCACGCCGGAGCCGGCCATGTTCGCGTATGCGACGTGGTTCATCATGGTGTACGGCCTGGTCTGCTGGCTGGTCGGCCGGCGCATCCCGCTGATCGCGGCGCGCTTCCGCTGCCCCGCGCCGCCCGCCGGGCAGGAATACCGATTGATGTTCTGCGACGACCTGGCGTTCGGCCAGCCGGTGTCCTGCGTCGACCTGTCGCCGGCCTTCCTGGACCTGCCCGTGATCCAGACCGCCGCGTCGATCAAGGCCTTCCTGCGCGACGCGCCGGGCAGCTTCGTCGTCAAGTACCGCAACCCGGATGCGTTCGCCGCGCGGGTGCGCAAGACGCTGCGCACGCTGCCGGCGGCGGCATGGCCGGCGTCCGGTGCGATGGCGCTCAGGCTCAACGTGGCCGAGGCCACCATGCGCCGCCGCCTCAAGCTGGAGGGCCACACCTACCAGTCGATCAAGGACGACCTGCGGCGCGACATCGCGATCAATGCGCTGCAGGACGCGCGCCGCACCATCGCCGACATCGCGGCCATGGTCGGCTTTGCCGAGCCGAGCGCCTTCCACCGCGCGTTCCGCAAGTGGACCGGCATGCGGCCGACGGATTACCGCAGCGCCGGCAAGGCTTGA
- a CDS encoding MarR family winged helix-turn-helix transcriptional regulator, which yields MDTKSIEVRHDLDTAVPYLVARAGARMGQAFAKALKPFDLSLSEWRVCASLGNKPYQSLSELVTHAAVDTSTLSRIVDRLVQQGLVSRQRSDLDGRAVRLCLTPEGATLTRKIAPLAKRYEKVALTGFTPQEVQMLRALLVRLYDNAEPLA from the coding sequence ATGGATACGAAATCGATTGAGGTCCGTCACGACCTGGATACAGCGGTGCCGTATCTCGTGGCGCGAGCAGGTGCTCGCATGGGGCAAGCCTTCGCCAAAGCGCTCAAGCCTTTTGATCTCAGTCTGAGTGAATGGCGCGTCTGCGCGTCGTTGGGAAACAAACCGTACCAGAGCCTTTCGGAACTGGTCACACACGCCGCGGTCGACACGTCGACGCTGTCCCGTATCGTTGATCGGCTCGTACAGCAAGGCCTTGTTTCTCGGCAGAGAAGCGATCTCGATGGCAGGGCAGTCCGCCTTTGCCTGACGCCAGAGGGCGCAACCCTGACGCGGAAGATTGCGCCTTTGGCCAAACGCTATGAGAAAGTGGCCCTGACCGGTTTCACCCCCCAAGAGGTCCAGATGCTCCGCGCATTGCTTGTCCGCCTGTACGACAACGCCGAGCCGCTGGCCTGA
- a CDS encoding copper resistance system multicopper oxidase encodes MRMNHAPGLLLPNLPRRRFVQGLAAGGVIAGLGLGGIAPSAAAAGATALGTAPVLRGTEFDLVIDETPVNFTGKPAMATTVNGMLPGPTLRWREGDTVTLRVTNRLREPTSIHWHGILLPFQMDGVPGLSFHGIAPGETFTYRFQVRQSGSYWYHSHSGFQEMTGVYGGLIIDPAGSDPIRADRDYTVLLADWTDEDPMRILAKLKTQSDYYNYHQPTVADFFRDVASDGWQAALAKRRMWNQMRMSPTDLADLSGATLTHLANGITPAGNWTGLFAPGETVRLRFINGAGSTFYDVRIPGLKLKVVQVDGQDIEPVTVDEFRFGPGETCDVLVSPKDDAHTIFCQSMDRTGYARGTLAVRPGMQAPVPALDTPQWLTMTDMMGDMGGMGGMAGMDHGGMTMMDAGDITPMAPADTDGMAMMDGSGGPDDLRVPSRKVRHARTEYGPGTDMRVDTPRTNLDDPGIGLRGNGRRVLVLADQHTLGGPLDRRGPQREIEMHLTGNMERYTWSIDGVEYGRSAPIHFRHGERLRVILHNDTMMTHPMHLHGMWSELEAPDGRFQVRRHTVPVQPAQRISFLVTADALGRWAWHCHLMLHMDAGMFREAVVA; translated from the coding sequence ATGCGCATGAATCATGCACCCGGCCTGCTGCTGCCGAACCTGCCCCGGCGGCGGTTCGTGCAAGGGCTGGCCGCCGGCGGGGTGATCGCCGGGCTGGGGCTGGGCGGCATCGCCCCATCGGCCGCCGCGGCCGGCGCCACCGCGCTCGGCACGGCCCCGGTGCTGCGGGGGACCGAATTCGACCTCGTGATCGACGAGACCCCGGTCAACTTCACCGGCAAGCCGGCCATGGCCACCACCGTCAACGGCATGCTGCCCGGGCCCACGCTGCGCTGGCGCGAGGGCGACACGGTCACCCTGCGCGTCACCAACCGCCTGCGCGAGCCCACCTCGATCCACTGGCACGGCATCCTGCTGCCGTTCCAGATGGACGGCGTGCCGGGCCTCAGCTTCCACGGCATCGCCCCCGGCGAGACCTTCACCTACCGCTTCCAGGTCCGGCAGAGCGGCAGCTACTGGTATCACTCGCACTCCGGCTTCCAGGAGATGACCGGCGTGTACGGCGGCCTCATCATCGACCCGGCCGGCAGCGACCCGATCCGCGCCGACCGCGACTACACCGTGCTGCTCGCCGACTGGACCGACGAGGACCCGATGCGGATCCTCGCCAAGCTCAAGACCCAGAGCGACTACTACAACTACCACCAGCCCACGGTGGCGGATTTCTTCCGCGATGTCGCCAGCGACGGCTGGCAGGCCGCGCTCGCCAAGCGCCGCATGTGGAACCAGATGCGGATGAGCCCGACCGACCTGGCCGACCTGTCCGGCGCCACGCTGACCCACCTCGCCAACGGCATCACGCCGGCGGGCAACTGGACCGGCCTGTTCGCGCCGGGGGAGACCGTGCGGCTGCGCTTCATCAACGGCGCCGGCAGCACGTTCTATGACGTCCGCATCCCCGGGCTCAAGCTCAAGGTGGTGCAGGTCGACGGGCAGGACATCGAGCCGGTCACGGTCGATGAGTTCCGCTTCGGCCCGGGCGAGACCTGCGACGTGCTGGTCTCGCCCAAGGACGACGCCCATACGATCTTCTGCCAGTCGATGGATCGCACCGGCTACGCGCGCGGCACGCTGGCCGTGCGCCCCGGCATGCAGGCCCCGGTGCCGGCCCTGGACACGCCCCAGTGGCTCACCATGACCGACATGATGGGAGACATGGGCGGTATGGGGGGTATGGCCGGCATGGACCACGGCGGCATGACCATGATGGACGCGGGCGACATCACGCCGATGGCGCCGGCGGACACCGACGGCATGGCCATGATGGACGGATCCGGCGGCCCGGACGACCTGCGGGTGCCGAGCCGGAAGGTCCGCCATGCCCGCACCGAATACGGCCCCGGCACCGACATGCGCGTCGACACGCCGCGCACCAATCTGGACGATCCCGGCATCGGTCTGCGCGGCAACGGGCGGCGCGTGCTGGTGCTGGCGGACCAGCACACCCTCGGCGGGCCGCTCGACCGGCGCGGGCCGCAGCGCGAGATCGAGATGCACCTGACCGGCAACATGGAGCGCTACACCTGGTCGATCGACGGCGTGGAGTACGGCCGCTCGGCGCCGATCCACTTCCGCCACGGCGAACGGCTGCGCGTGATCCTGCACAACGACACGATGATGACGCACCCGATGCACCTGCACGGCATGTGGAGCGAGCTCGAAGCGCCGGACGGGCGCTTCCAGGTGCGCCGGCACACCGTGCCGGTCCAGCCCGCGCAGCGCATCAGTTTCCTGGTCACGGCGGACGCCCTGGGCCGCTGGGCATGGCATTGCCACCTGATGCTGCACATGGACGCGGGCATGTTCCGCGAGGCGGTGGTCGCATGA
- a CDS encoding copper resistance protein B has product MIRHARTALAAALAAAGIGMAWAQERPGPDAGQPTAAQAAPQGGHDAMPGMDHSAHSAMPGMDHGAMPMDHGAMPGMDHGSMNMQGGSAPPDARDPDAYSNGYRLGAGPYALGDTRHLMMADEHRFASVLVERLEWAHGNGTNATAYDAQAWFGTSYDKLVIKAEGDIHKGRVEEARTELLWGHAIAPFWDTQLGLRNDAGTGRPGRSWAAFGVQGLAPYWFHLEATAYVGDSGRTALRLSSEYELLLTQRLILQPRLEASFYGKRDPALEIGSGLSSGTLGLRLRYEFSRQFAPYVGVERSQAFGGTANLIEAAGGRRGETRVVAGVRFWF; this is encoded by the coding sequence ATGATCCGACACGCAAGGACCGCACTGGCGGCAGCGCTGGCCGCCGCCGGTATCGGGATGGCTTGGGCGCAGGAGCGCCCGGGCCCGGACGCAGGGCAGCCCACCGCCGCGCAGGCCGCGCCGCAGGGCGGGCACGATGCGATGCCCGGCATGGACCACAGCGCCCACAGCGCCATGCCGGGGATGGACCACGGCGCCATGCCCATGGACCACGGCGCGATGCCGGGCATGGACCACGGCAGCATGAACATGCAGGGCGGCTCGGCGCCGCCCGACGCCCGGGACCCCGATGCGTACTCCAACGGCTACCGCCTCGGCGCCGGCCCCTACGCGCTGGGCGACACGCGCCACCTGATGATGGCCGACGAGCACCGGTTCGCTTCGGTACTGGTGGAGCGCCTGGAATGGGCGCACGGCAACGGCACGAACGCGACCGCGTACGACGCCCAGGCCTGGTTCGGCACGAGCTACGACAAGCTGGTCATCAAGGCAGAGGGCGACATTCACAAAGGCCGTGTCGAAGAGGCCCGCACCGAGCTGCTGTGGGGCCACGCGATCGCGCCGTTCTGGGACACCCAGCTCGGCCTGCGCAACGATGCGGGCACCGGCCGCCCGGGCCGCAGCTGGGCCGCGTTCGGGGTGCAGGGACTGGCGCCGTACTGGTTCCACCTCGAGGCGACGGCCTATGTCGGCGACAGCGGTCGCACCGCGCTGCGGCTCTCCAGCGAGTACGAACTGCTGCTGACACAGCGGCTCATCCTGCAGCCCCGGCTGGAGGCCAGCTTCTACGGCAAGCGCGACCCGGCCCTGGAGATCGGCAGCGGGCTCTCCAGCGGCACGCTCGGACTGCGCCTGCGCTACGAATTCAGCCGCCAGTTCGCGCCCTATGTCGGCGTCGAGCGCAGCCAGGCGTTCGGCGGCACCGCCAACCTGATCGAGGCGGCGGGCGGACGCCGCGGCGAGACACGGGTTGTCGCGGGCGTACGCTTCTGGTTCTAG
- a CDS encoding heavy metal response regulator transcription factor, translating to MKLLVVEDETKTGEYLQQGLTEAGFVVDLARNGVDGLHLATTGDYDLLVLDVMLPDLDGWQVVQSLRAAACAVPVLFLTARDSVGDRVKGLELGADDYLVKPFAFAELLARVRTLLRRGSTPVALDRIQIADLVLDLARRRASRSGQRIALTSKEFALLELLARRRGEVLPRSLIASQVWDMNFDSDTNVIDVAIRRLRAKIDDDFTPKLIQTVRGMGYVLEDPEDAA from the coding sequence ATGAAGCTGCTAGTCGTCGAAGACGAAACCAAGACCGGCGAATACCTCCAGCAGGGCCTGACCGAGGCCGGGTTCGTGGTGGACCTCGCCCGCAACGGCGTGGACGGCCTGCACCTCGCCACGACGGGCGACTACGACCTGCTGGTGCTCGACGTGATGCTGCCCGACCTGGACGGCTGGCAGGTCGTGCAATCGCTGCGCGCGGCCGCGTGCGCGGTGCCGGTGCTGTTCCTGACCGCGCGCGACAGCGTGGGCGACCGGGTCAAGGGGCTCGAGCTGGGCGCCGACGATTACCTGGTCAAGCCGTTCGCCTTCGCGGAGCTGCTGGCGCGGGTCCGCACCCTGCTGCGCCGGGGCAGCACGCCGGTCGCGCTCGACCGCATCCAGATCGCCGACCTCGTGCTCGACCTGGCCCGCCGCCGGGCCTCGCGCTCGGGGCAGCGGATCGCGCTGACCAGCAAGGAGTTCGCCCTGCTCGAACTGCTGGCCCGCCGCCGCGGCGAAGTGCTGCCGCGCTCGCTGATCGCCTCCCAGGTGTGGGACATGAACTTCGACAGCGACACCAACGTGATCGACGTCGCCATCCGCCGGCTGCGCGCCAAGATCGACGACGACTTCACGCCGAAGCTGATCCAGACGGTGCGCGGCATGGGCTACGTGCTCGAAGACCCGGAGGACGCGGCATGA
- a CDS encoding porin, producing the protein MKKTLFAAAATACTLSSAAFAQSSTVTLYGVADAGVSYQSHVNGGTNRQGSIAALSSGGLSGSRWGIRGVEDLGGNLKGIFVLESGFDIDTGKSAQGNRLFGRQAYVGLQGDFGAITMGRQQNALFDLFGAYDPMSVAGVYSLNAVDNQFNGRADNALKYTGKFGGLTATGFYSFGRDANVGLGGEVPGSFKVGTNFGGGLAYANGPLSVGAAYDQYQGSTLAASGLSAKRAAIGASYTLGEAKVFAGYRWLRDEVSTSTARHDNLYWLGAQYKLTPAFTLNGAAYYTNARTDSNSSWMFVLNGNYALSKRTDAYVLVGYVTNKGNATFGVTGTANTLPGQNQTGAMIGMRHRF; encoded by the coding sequence ATGAAGAAGACTCTCTTCGCGGCAGCCGCCACGGCATGCACCTTGTCCAGCGCGGCGTTTGCCCAGTCGTCCACCGTGACGCTCTATGGCGTCGCAGACGCAGGCGTCAGCTATCAAAGCCACGTCAACGGCGGCACCAATCGCCAAGGATCGATCGCCGCGCTCAGCTCGGGAGGCCTTTCCGGCTCGCGCTGGGGCATCCGTGGGGTGGAAGACCTCGGGGGTAACCTGAAAGGTATCTTTGTGCTGGAGAGCGGCTTCGATATCGACACCGGCAAGTCCGCCCAAGGCAATCGCCTGTTTGGTCGCCAGGCCTACGTCGGCCTGCAGGGCGATTTCGGCGCCATCACGATGGGACGCCAGCAAAATGCATTGTTTGACCTGTTTGGTGCCTACGACCCGATGTCCGTTGCGGGCGTCTACTCGCTCAACGCGGTCGACAACCAGTTCAACGGGCGGGCAGACAACGCACTGAAGTACACGGGCAAGTTCGGCGGCCTGACCGCGACCGGCTTCTATAGCTTCGGCCGCGATGCCAATGTGGGGCTGGGCGGCGAGGTGCCGGGCAGCTTCAAGGTCGGCACCAACTTCGGCGGGGGCTTGGCTTACGCGAATGGCCCGCTTTCGGTGGGCGCCGCCTACGACCAGTACCAGGGAAGCACCCTTGCAGCTTCGGGCCTTTCCGCCAAGCGTGCCGCGATTGGTGCGTCGTATACGCTGGGTGAGGCGAAGGTCTTCGCCGGCTATCGCTGGCTACGCGATGAAGTCTCGACCAGCACCGCACGTCATGACAATCTGTACTGGCTTGGCGCACAGTACAAGCTCACGCCGGCCTTCACGCTGAACGGCGCAGCGTATTACACGAATGCGCGTACGGACAGCAACAGCTCGTGGATGTTTGTGCTGAACGGCAACTATGCTTTGTCCAAGCGGACCGACGCCTACGTCCTTGTCGGCTACGTGACCAACAAGGGCAACGCGACGTTCGGTGTCACCGGCACGGCCAACACATTGCCGGGCCAGAACCAGACCGGCGCCATGATTGGCATGCGTCATCGCTTCTGA
- the copC gene encoding copper homeostasis periplasmic binding protein CopC has protein sequence MFTISRAAKATVAACAALAVSSAFAHPKLVSSTPADKSGGAAPARIELHFSEALVAQFSGANLVMTAMPGMADHGAMKVTAKVSGADEGKTMVITPAQPLVPGSYRVDWRAVASDTHVVSGNVAFDVK, from the coding sequence ATGTTCACAATCTCCCGAGCCGCAAAGGCCACCGTCGCGGCCTGCGCCGCCCTGGCCGTTTCGTCGGCCTTCGCCCACCCCAAGCTCGTCTCGTCGACGCCCGCCGACAAGTCGGGGGGCGCCGCGCCCGCCAGGATCGAGCTGCACTTCTCCGAAGCCCTCGTCGCGCAGTTCTCCGGCGCCAATCTCGTCATGACCGCCATGCCCGGGATGGCGGACCACGGGGCCATGAAGGTCACCGCTAAAGTCTCGGGCGCCGATGAGGGCAAGACCATGGTCATCACCCCCGCGCAGCCGCTGGTGCCGGGCTCCTATCGCGTGGACTGGCGGGCCGTCGCCTCGGACACGCACGTGGTGAGCGGCAATGTCGCGTTCGACGTGAAGTAG